A region of Malaciobacter marinus DNA encodes the following proteins:
- a CDS encoding thiazole synthase, which yields MSDILKIGKYEFNSRLIVGSGKYDSFQTTKDATLASGSELITVAIRRVNITNPNEENLLDYFKDTNVQLLPNSAGCFTAEEAITTFRLMREATGIDLIKLEVIGDADKTLYPDVIDTIKACEVLKKDGFTVMAYTNDDPIIAKRLEDAGADAIMPLAAPIGSGLGIQNRYNVAFIKDAVKVPVIVDAGVGCASDAAIAMELGAQAVLTNTAIAQAKDPLKMAEAMKHAVIAGRMSYEAGRIPKKPYATASSPIDGLIQF from the coding sequence ATGAGCGATATTTTAAAAATAGGTAAATATGAATTTAATAGTAGATTAATTGTAGGTTCTGGAAAATATGATAGTTTCCAAACAACAAAAGATGCAACATTAGCAAGTGGTAGTGAACTTATTACTGTTGCAATTAGAAGAGTAAATATTACAAATCCAAATGAAGAGAATTTATTAGATTATTTTAAAGATACAAATGTTCAGTTATTACCAAATAGTGCAGGGTGTTTTACAGCAGAAGAAGCAATTACTACATTTAGACTTATGAGAGAAGCTACAGGAATTGATTTAATAAAATTAGAAGTTATAGGTGATGCTGATAAAACTTTATATCCTGATGTAATTGATACAATAAAAGCTTGCGAAGTTCTTAAAAAAGATGGTTTCACAGTTATGGCATATACAAATGATGATCCAATTATTGCTAAAAGATTAGAAGATGCAGGTGCAGATGCAATTATGCCATTAGCAGCTCCTATTGGTTCTGGACTTGGAATTCAAAATAGATATAATGTTGCATTTATAAAAGATGCAGTAAAAGTTCCTGTTATTGTTGATGCTGGAGTAGGTTGTGCAAGTGATGCCGCAATTGCAATGGAATTAGGTGCTCAAGCTGTATTAACAAATACTGCAATTGCACAAGCAAAAGATCCTTTGAAAATGGCAGAGGCTATGAAGCATGCAGTTATTGCAGGAAGAATGAGTTATGAAGCAGGAAGAATTCCTAAAAAACCATATGCAACTGCAAGTTCTCCTATTGATGGATTAATTCAATTTTAA
- a CDS encoding AzlD domain-containing protein — protein MSSYDILTIIFFVAIGTYTLRVSGLLLSNKLKKFKNIDIFLESIPATLLIALIVPSIIKIGIIGIFAGFITIFIMYKTKSVLLSMSSAVFIVALYRNGLLF, from the coding sequence ATGAGTAGTTATGATATTTTAACTATTATATTCTTTGTTGCGATAGGTACTTACACTTTAAGAGTTTCAGGGTTACTTTTATCTAATAAACTAAAAAAATTTAAAAATATTGATATTTTTTTAGAGTCTATTCCTGCGACACTTCTAATTGCTTTAATTGTTCCTTCTATAATAAAAATTGGGATAATTGGTATTTTTGCAGGATTTATTACTATTTTTATCATGTATAAAACAAAAAGTGTTTTATTATCTATGAGCAGTGCTGTATTTATTGTTGCTTTATATAGAAATGGACTTCTTTTTTAA
- the cutA gene encoding divalent-cation tolerance protein CutA — protein sequence MKPILVQTTTNSIKEAKKISKILLEKKLVACVQVSKIDSFYVWKDDFCEDEEFLISIKTKKENFEKIERKIKELHSYDVPEIISFKIDNLSKEYKKFICQSC from the coding sequence ATGAAACCTATATTAGTACAAACTACAACAAATAGTATAAAAGAGGCAAAAAAGATTTCAAAAATATTGTTAGAAAAAAAACTCGTAGCTTGTGTTCAAGTGTCAAAAATAGACTCTTTTTATGTATGGAAAGATGATTTTTGTGAGGATGAAGAGTTTCTTATAAGTATCAAAACTAAAAAAGAAAACTTCGAAAAAATTGAAAGGAAGATTAAAGAATTACATAGCTATGATGTGCCCGAAATTATAAGCTTTAAAATTGATAATTTAAGTAAAGAGTATAAAAAGTTTATATGTCAAAGTTGTTAG
- a CDS encoding phosphatidate cytidylyltransferase: MSNLIKDSSTRIKTALVLFLVFMLVSYLDIFFITWLFLGIFMIVGVSEAMKLFQVKSYIVYQIALISWLIAYFYKDSENLIFLALVIIASVLAYTKDIDKKTFLPLLYPLASFLILLSLYNDFGIQILWWILFIVATTDTGAYFIGKSIGKTKFCQTSPNKTLEGVIAGVIFGSLIGALFAISNISYFQAFLISFIVAIASIFGDLFESYLKREAKVKDSGDILPGHGGVLDRTDGYLFASVVMLVVLRAAV; the protein is encoded by the coding sequence ATGTCAAATTTAATAAAAGATAGTTCAACAAGGATAAAAACAGCACTTGTTTTATTTTTAGTATTTATGCTAGTAAGTTACTTAGATATATTTTTTATCACATGGTTATTTTTAGGAATTTTTATGATAGTTGGAGTAAGTGAAGCAATGAAACTATTTCAAGTAAAAAGCTATATTGTTTATCAAATAGCTTTAATTTCATGGCTTATAGCTTATTTTTATAAAGATTCTGAAAATTTGATTTTTTTAGCTTTAGTAATCATTGCTTCTGTTTTAGCATATACAAAAGATATTGATAAAAAAACTTTTTTACCATTACTTTATCCTTTGGCTTCATTTTTAATTTTATTATCCCTTTACAATGATTTTGGAATACAAATTCTGTGGTGGATTTTATTTATAGTTGCAACTACAGATACAGGTGCATATTTTATTGGAAAAAGTATTGGGAAAACAAAGTTTTGCCAAACAAGTCCAAATAAAACACTTGAGGGAGTAATTGCTGGAGTAATATTTGGTTCTTTAATTGGAGCACTTTTTGCAATTTCAAATATTTCATATTTTCAAGCTTTTTTAATTTCATTTATAGTAGCAATTGCTTCTATTTTTGGGGACTTATTTGAAAGTTATTTAAAAAGAGAGGCTAAGGTTAAAGATAGTGGAGACATATTACCAGGTCATGGTGGAGTATTAGATAGAACAGATGGATACTTATTCGCCTCAGTTGTAATGTTAGTTGTATTAAGAGCAGCAGTTTGA
- a CDS encoding alanine/glycine:cation symporter family protein: MNMIIDFLNNIFWGYILLYGLLAVGVFFTIKLKFIQFVHFKEMFKSVFDKDETDESGISPFQALTISLASRVGTGNLAGVAVALYLGGAGAIFWMWIVALVGMATAYAESTLAQLYKIKDKNDQYRGGPAFYIAKGLKSPILAAIFSISLILAFGLVFNAVQANSIAGAVSAAFGVEKLYVGFTVAAVTALVIFGGIKGIAKVAEIVVPFMAVLYLLLAIFTMIINYEAVPGILALIVKSAFGLEEAAGGVTGGVLAALLNGVKRGLFSNEAGMGSAPNIAAVATPAPHHPSSQGFVQALGVFIDTLLICTATAVMILLAGVLDPESGVKGIELTQLALSTHIGDAGVYFIAIAILFFAFTSIVGNYSYAENALTYLGIGNKLGVTILRFATIAMVIWGSYEKVQTVFNAADASMGLMATINLIAIALLSGTVVKLTKDYLEQREQGKEPTFEAKYYPELKDKIDTTIWVK; encoded by the coding sequence ATGAATATGATAATAGACTTTTTAAATAACATATTTTGGGGATACATTTTACTTTACGGATTATTAGCCGTTGGTGTATTCTTTACTATTAAACTTAAGTTTATTCAATTTGTGCACTTTAAAGAGATGTTCAAATCAGTATTTGATAAAGATGAAACTGATGAATCAGGAATTTCTCCATTTCAAGCTTTAACTATTTCACTAGCTTCAAGGGTTGGTACAGGTAATCTTGCCGGTGTTGCAGTTGCACTTTATTTAGGTGGAGCTGGAGCAATTTTTTGGATGTGGATTGTTGCATTAGTTGGTATGGCAACTGCTTATGCAGAAAGTACTTTAGCCCAACTTTATAAAATCAAAGATAAAAATGACCAATATAGAGGTGGACCTGCATTTTATATTGCAAAAGGTTTAAAATCACCAATACTTGCAGCAATTTTTTCAATTAGTTTAATTTTAGCATTTGGTTTAGTATTTAATGCAGTTCAAGCAAACTCAATTGCAGGTGCTGTAAGTGCTGCTTTTGGAGTTGAAAAATTATATGTTGGATTTACAGTTGCAGCAGTTACTGCACTTGTAATTTTTGGTGGTATTAAAGGTATTGCTAAAGTTGCTGAAATTGTTGTTCCTTTTATGGCAGTTCTTTATTTACTTCTTGCTATTTTCACTATGATTATAAATTATGAAGCTGTTCCAGGAATTCTTGCATTAATTGTAAAAAGTGCATTTGGATTGGAAGAAGCAGCTGGTGGAGTAACAGGTGGTGTTTTAGCTGCACTTTTAAATGGTGTAAAAAGAGGACTGTTTTCAAATGAAGCTGGTATGGGGTCTGCACCAAATATTGCTGCAGTAGCTACACCAGCACCACACCATCCATCTTCTCAAGGTTTTGTACAAGCATTAGGTGTATTTATTGATACACTATTAATATGTACTGCAACTGCTGTTATGATTTTGCTTGCAGGTGTATTAGATCCAGAATCTGGAGTAAAAGGTATTGAATTAACTCAATTAGCACTTTCAACTCATATTGGTGATGCTGGTGTTTATTTTATTGCTATTGCAATTTTATTTTTTGCATTTACTTCTATTGTAGGAAACTACTCTTATGCTGAAAATGCCTTAACTTATTTAGGAATTGGTAATAAACTTGGAGTTACTATTTTAAGATTTGCAACAATTGCAATGGTAATTTGGGGATCTTATGAAAAAGTACAAACTGTATTTAATGCAGCTGATGCATCAATGGGACTTATGGCAACAATCAACTTAATTGCTATTGCCTTACTTTCAGGAACTGTTGTTAAATTAACAAAAGATTATTTAGAACAAAGAGAGCAAGGTAAAGAGCCTACTTTTGAAGCTAAATATTACCCTGAATTAAAAGATAAAATTGATACAACTATTTGGGTAAAATAA
- the tsaD gene encoding tRNA (adenosine(37)-N6)-threonylcarbamoyltransferase complex transferase subunit TsaD has protein sequence MILSIESSCDDSSIAITDIKTKKLIFHKKISQELQHSVYGGVVPELAARLHIEALPKILEETKEYFKELKAIAVTNSPGLSVTLMEGVTMAKALAISLDIPLIAVNHLKGHIYSLFIEKDEILPCTILLVSGGHTQIIEANSYEDMKIIASTMDDSFGESFDKVAKMMNLGYPGGPIVQELSQKGNEDRFNLPIPLRQSPKIEFSYSGLKNAVRLEIEKIEELSSQDKADICASFQKTAVAHIMQKIKKYFKTTIPKNFAIVGGASANIYLRTQLEDLCNKHNTKLHLSQLKYCSDNAAMIGRVAIEQFERKEFVSIDEIDVQTRIKNM, from the coding sequence TTGATTTTAAGTATTGAATCATCATGCGATGATAGCTCAATAGCTATTACAGATATAAAAACAAAAAAATTAATATTTCATAAAAAGATATCTCAAGAGTTACAACATAGTGTTTATGGTGGAGTTGTTCCTGAATTAGCAGCAAGACTTCATATAGAAGCTTTACCAAAAATACTAGAAGAGACAAAAGAGTATTTTAAAGAGTTAAAAGCTATTGCAGTTACAAACTCTCCTGGCTTATCTGTAACATTAATGGAAGGTGTTACTATGGCTAAAGCATTAGCAATATCACTAGATATTCCATTAATTGCAGTAAATCATCTAAAAGGACATATTTATTCATTGTTTATTGAAAAAGATGAAATACTTCCTTGTACAATACTTTTAGTTTCAGGCGGTCATACACAAATAATTGAAGCTAATTCTTATGAAGATATGAAAATTATTGCAAGTACAATGGATGATAGTTTTGGAGAGAGTTTTGATAAAGTTGCAAAAATGATGAACTTAGGATATCCTGGAGGACCAATAGTTCAAGAGCTTTCTCAAAAAGGAAATGAAGATAGATTTAATCTTCCTATTCCTTTAAGACAAAGTCCTAAAATTGAGTTTAGTTATTCTGGACTTAAAAATGCAGTAAGATTAGAAATAGAAAAAATAGAGGAACTATCCTCTCAAGATAAAGCAGATATTTGTGCTTCATTTCAAAAAACAGCAGTTGCACATATAATGCAAAAAATCAAGAAATATTTCAAAACAACAATTCCAAAAAACTTTGCAATAGTTGGTGGAGCAAGTGCAAATATATATCTAAGAACTCAACTAGAAGATCTTTGTAATAAGCATAATACAAAACTTCATTTAAGTCAGTTAAAGTATTGTTCTGATAATGCTGCAATGATTGGACGAGTAGCAATTGAGCAATTTGAAAGAAAAGAGTTTGTTTCAATCGATGAAATAGATGTTCAAACTAGAATTAAGAATATGTAA
- a CDS encoding NAD(P)H-hydrate dehydratase yields MRNIFNEVGSLDKKCYEKFSLNEELLMEHAALALKKDIKKNIKAFDSSVLIVCGVGNNGADGVTLARLLQNEYKNIHIYIPFELKSQMAILQYKRLKLLGLNCIKDLNKVKKVDCIVDCLFGSGLNKPLNEETNTIIDKLNEFNSYKIACDIPSGIDNKGVIKTTAFKANKTITMGALKLSLFTDSSKEYIGKLKVANLGVSDIIYENDSNMFLLEKKDLKLPFRDTKNSHKGSFGHACVVVGCKKGAGVIASSAAFNFGAGLVTAIVHEELQLPYYIMQSHKLPSNVTAIALGMGLGLYDKNELKQILNTNVAKVIDADLFYEELLLDYLNQEIILTPHPKEFCSLLSLAKLADIDIDTLQNNRFEYVKMFCKKYPKVTLLLKGANVIICQNDKLYVNTLGTSVLSKGGSGDVLSGLIVALLAQGYNYLQSAINASLAHTLVAKKFQGNNYALTPKDLIKGIKSL; encoded by the coding sequence ATGCGAAATATATTTAATGAAGTTGGTTCTTTAGACAAGAAATGTTATGAAAAATTTTCCTTAAATGAAGAGTTACTAATGGAGCATGCAGCATTAGCTTTAAAGAAAGATATAAAGAAGAATATTAAAGCTTTTGATTCAAGTGTTTTAATAGTTTGTGGAGTTGGAAATAATGGAGCTGATGGAGTAACATTGGCAAGATTATTACAAAATGAATATAAAAATATACATATATATATTCCTTTTGAATTAAAATCACAAATGGCAATACTTCAATATAAAAGATTAAAACTTTTAGGTTTAAATTGTATAAAAGATCTAAATAAAGTAAAAAAAGTAGATTGCATCGTAGATTGTCTTTTTGGTAGTGGCTTAAACAAGCCTTTAAATGAGGAAACAAATACTATAATAGACAAATTAAATGAATTTAATTCATATAAAATTGCTTGCGATATACCAAGTGGAATTGATAATAAAGGAGTAATCAAAACTACAGCTTTTAAAGCAAATAAAACTATAACAATGGGAGCTTTGAAGCTTTCACTTTTTACAGATTCTTCAAAAGAGTATATTGGAAAGTTAAAAGTTGCAAATCTTGGAGTCTCAGATATTATCTATGAAAATGACTCAAATATGTTTTTACTTGAGAAAAAAGATTTAAAGCTTCCTTTTAGAGATACTAAAAATTCGCATAAAGGAAGTTTTGGTCATGCTTGCGTAGTTGTTGGTTGCAAAAAAGGTGCAGGAGTTATTGCAAGTAGTGCAGCTTTTAATTTTGGTGCAGGACTTGTAACAGCTATTGTTCATGAAGAGTTACAACTTCCATATTACATTATGCAAAGTCATAAGTTACCTTCAAATGTAACAGCTATTGCTCTTGGAATGGGACTGGGACTATATGATAAAAATGAACTAAAACAGATATTAAATACTAATGTGGCAAAAGTTATTGATGCTGATTTATTTTATGAAGAGTTACTCCTTGATTATTTAAATCAAGAGATTATTTTAACGCCACATCCAAAAGAGTTTTGCTCTTTATTAAGTTTAGCAAAGCTTGCAGATATTGATATTGATACTTTACAAAATAATAGGTTTGAATATGTAAAGATGTTTTGTAAGAAATATCCTAAAGTAACATTATTATTAAAAGGTGCAAATGTTATAATTTGTCAAAATGATAAACTATATGTAAACACATTAGGAACATCAGTTTTAAGTAAAGGTGGAAGTGGAGATGTATTAAGTGGATTAATTGTAGCTTTACTTGCTCAAGGATATAACTATTTGCAAAGTGCAATAAATGCATCCTTAGCACATACTTTAGTAGCAAAAAAATTTCAAGGCAATAATTATGCTTTAACCCCAAAAGATTTAATAAAAGGAATAAAAAGTTTATGA
- the dxr gene encoding 1-deoxy-D-xylulose-5-phosphate reductoisomerase: protein MIVLGSTGSIGVNTLNVARKFNLDVEVLVAGTNIKLLNEQIKEFNPKRVVIAKKEHIKDVNHQNVFFGESAILDAIENSNSKTVVNALVGFLGLKPTLKAIKCGKKLALANKESLVVAGKFIDQTNLSAIDSEHFGLWYLLQNKKVDSMLITASGGSFRDYDINDLKNVSIKEALEHPNWSMGNKITIDSATMTNKMFELLEAKWLFNTRKLDAIIETKSLIHALINFTDGSTTAHIANASMQLPIAYAILGKVEEPILKPVDLLDVASFEFKKIEENRYPIWQIKDEVLSNPDLGVVINAANEVAVSKFLNSQIGFLDVSKITLDAVNRFNKPIINNIDDIYEIDKEVRNYCES, encoded by the coding sequence TTGATAGTATTAGGAAGTACAGGCTCAATTGGGGTAAATACTCTAAATGTTGCAAGAAAGTTTAATTTAGATGTTGAGGTTCTAGTTGCAGGTACTAATATTAAACTTTTAAATGAACAGATAAAAGAGTTTAATCCCAAAAGAGTTGTAATAGCAAAAAAAGAACATATAAAAGATGTAAATCATCAAAATGTTTTTTTTGGAGAAAGTGCAATTTTAGATGCTATTGAAAATAGTAATTCTAAAACAGTAGTAAATGCATTAGTTGGTTTTTTAGGATTAAAACCAACATTAAAAGCGATAAAATGTGGTAAAAAATTAGCTTTAGCAAATAAAGAGTCTTTAGTTGTAGCAGGAAAATTTATAGATCAAACAAATTTAAGTGCAATTGATAGTGAACACTTTGGTTTATGGTATTTATTACAAAATAAAAAAGTTGACTCTATGCTAATTACTGCAAGTGGAGGCTCTTTTAGAGACTATGATATAAATGATTTAAAAAATGTATCTATTAAAGAAGCATTGGAACACCCAAATTGGTCAATGGGAAATAAAATTACTATTGATAGTGCTACAATGACAAATAAAATGTTTGAATTACTTGAAGCAAAGTGGTTGTTTAATACAAGAAAATTAGATGCGATAATTGAAACAAAATCACTTATTCATGCACTAATAAATTTTACAGATGGAAGTACAACAGCACATATTGCAAATGCATCAATGCAACTTCCAATTGCATATGCAATTTTAGGAAAAGTTGAAGAGCCAATTTTAAAGCCAGTTGATTTACTTGATGTTGCTTCTTTTGAGTTTAAAAAAATAGAAGAAAATAGATATCCAATTTGGCAAATAAAAGATGAAGTTTTAAGCAATCCTGACCTAGGAGTTGTAATAAATGCTGCAAATGAAGTTGCTGTTTCTAAGTTTTTAAATAGTCAAATAGGCTTTTTAGATGTATCCAAAATTACACTTGATGCAGTGAATAGATTTAATAAACCAATTATAAATAATATAGATGATATTTATGAAATAGACAAAGAAGTGAGAAATTATTGTGAGTCTTGA
- a CDS encoding RBBP9/YdeN family alpha/beta hydrolase, with protein MSKKVLILHGLNGSDYPHWQAHLAADLIKENYIVSFPSFPNRNNPSFSQWKESLKKELEHFNPQIVVCHSLANILWFHICDELDIKLDKLMLVAPVRKTCDVEEIKEFFPYSAPKDLKAKEVIMAASTNDPYMSLDEAVQLQQELNIGMKIMENAGHINAQSGFGKLDCALDWIKREEECEESKNS; from the coding sequence TTGAGTAAGAAAGTATTGATATTACATGGATTAAATGGAAGTGATTATCCACATTGGCAAGCACATTTAGCTGCTGATTTAATAAAAGAGAACTATATTGTTTCTTTTCCCTCTTTTCCAAATAGAAATAATCCAAGCTTTAGTCAATGGAAAGAGAGTTTAAAAAAAGAGCTTGAGCATTTTAATCCTCAAATTGTTGTTTGCCATTCATTGGCAAATATCTTATGGTTCCATATTTGTGATGAACTTGATATAAAACTTGATAAATTAATGCTAGTTGCTCCTGTTAGAAAAACTTGTGATGTAGAAGAGATAAAAGAGTTTTTTCCTTATAGTGCACCAAAAGATTTAAAAGCTAAAGAAGTTATTATGGCTGCATCTACTAATGATCCTTATATGAGTTTAGATGAGGCTGTGCAATTACAACAAGAGTTAAATATTGGTATGAAGATAATGGAAAATGCAGGACATATAAATGCCCAATCAGGATTTGGAAAACTTGATTGTGCTTTAGATTGGATAAAAAGAGAAGAAGAGTGTGAAGAGTCTAAAAACTCTTAA
- a CDS encoding complement resistance protein TraT — MKSYIKIGLLTLSSIFIISLFTGCGALHTAIKKRNLDVQTKMSDSIFLEPVAPEKQIVYVRVRNTTDKAIDVESEVKTAFEKRGFKITRNPKEAQFMVQANLLQVGKSDARTARSALESGFGGVVLGAGIAAASGANSAKSYAAGGLIGGLVASVADAMVDDTYYTMITDVEIRQRPLEGETIIQNANANSKQGMSANVNQKINTKNARWKIFRTRVVSTANKVNLEFTEAKPKLVEGLTRSLSGIL, encoded by the coding sequence TTGAAAAGTTATATTAAAATTGGATTACTTACTTTAAGTTCAATTTTTATTATCTCGTTATTTACAGGTTGTGGAGCTTTACATACGGCAATTAAGAAAAGAAACTTAGATGTTCAAACAAAAATGAGTGACTCAATTTTCTTAGAGCCAGTTGCTCCAGAAAAGCAAATCGTTTATGTAAGAGTTAGAAATACTACTGATAAAGCTATCGATGTAGAAAGTGAAGTTAAAACTGCTTTTGAAAAAAGAGGATTTAAAATTACTAGAAATCCAAAAGAAGCACAATTTATGGTTCAAGCTAACTTACTTCAAGTTGGTAAAAGTGATGCAAGAACAGCAAGAAGTGCACTAGAGTCTGGATTTGGTGGAGTTGTTCTAGGAGCAGGAATCGCAGCTGCAAGTGGAGCAAATAGTGCTAAATCATATGCAGCTGGTGGACTTATTGGTGGTTTAGTTGCTTCTGTTGCAGATGCAATGGTTGATGACACTTATTATACAATGATAACTGATGTAGAGATTAGACAAAGACCCTTAGAAGGTGAAACAATTATTCAAAACGCAAATGCCAATTCAAAACAAGGTATGTCTGCAAATGTTAATCAAAAAATCAATACTAAAAATGCAAGATGGAAAATCTTTAGAACAAGAGTAGTTAGTACAGCAAATAAAGTAAATTTAGAATTTACAGAAGCAAAACCTAAACTTGTTGAGGGATTAACTAGATCTCTTTCTGGTATTTTATAA
- a CDS encoding translation initiation factor SUI1, whose protein sequence is MIFEMGAKLEGDSFDTKKEDKKKNSKQTIESKNKHQLVFTFEKRKGKPVTLVGRFYLLDKDKKEILKLLKKKLACGGSIKEEWIELQGDVKIKVKEILQKEGWKFK, encoded by the coding sequence ATGATATTTGAAATGGGTGCAAAATTAGAAGGTGATAGTTTTGATACAAAAAAAGAAGATAAGAAAAAAAATTCTAAGCAGACAATTGAATCAAAAAACAAGCATCAGTTAGTTTTTACTTTTGAAAAAAGAAAAGGTAAGCCAGTAACATTAGTAGGAAGGTTTTACTTATTAGATAAGGATAAAAAAGAGATACTAAAACTTTTAAAGAAAAAGCTTGCGTGTGGTGGAAGTATCAAAGAAGAGTGGATAGAGTTACAAGGTGATGTAAAAATTAAAGTTAAAGAGATTTTACAAAAAGAGGGTTGGAAGTTTAAATAA
- a CDS encoding DUF1566 domain-containing protein codes for MKLIFFLLIVGSLYANNFQRNHNLKVVIDKKNNLMWQDDISVIKIKKTHEQAPIYCQNLKHAGFFNWRIPDIEEFKLIVDKKNELNYINRAFRYNVPDGYWANKAHWRTLWYYADYMHFISGTAYFDSRHKKKYIRCIRDTK; via the coding sequence GTGAAACTGATATTTTTCTTATTAATTGTTGGTTCTTTGTATGCAAATAATTTTCAAAGAAACCATAATTTAAAAGTAGTAATTGACAAAAAAAATAATTTGATGTGGCAAGATGATATTAGTGTTATAAAAATTAAAAAAACCCATGAACAAGCACCAATATATTGCCAAAACTTAAAACATGCAGGTTTTTTTAATTGGAGAATTCCTGATATTGAAGAGTTTAAATTAATAGTTGATAAGAAAAATGAGTTAAATTATATTAATAGAGCTTTTAGATATAACGTTCCAGATGGATATTGGGCAAATAAAGCCCATTGGAGAACACTATGGTATTATGCTGATTATATGCATTTTATAAGTGGAACAGCATATTTTGATAGTAGACATAAGAAAAAATATATTAGATGTATAAGAGATACAAAGTAA
- a CDS encoding NFACT RNA binding domain-containing protein, whose protein sequence is MKYFLLKQVVEYLKENAHIIKLIKRIDNNIIIIEFNNNNTLYFDMTKGQSLIYKKKDRANAKKDYNAPFDVLLQKRFTNSKIEYINIYNEDKVINIKVNSSSSYKKLTTILQLEFTGKHTNIIILDEDRVVLEALRHVDEFSSSRIVKTGHKLDEIPRQKFQFVQGHEENIEEYLYKVYETKEQNFLDNLKKQKIVGIQKKLKKLKDLIDSLPQKEKLTEESNLLYKNASIILSNLHSIKPYQKTLETNDYEGNKIKIELQSSMNASTYSNELFKKAKRLKQKALNISIEKSSLMQKYEFLLKMKSNVQKCTNIDELEFLLPKKQKNQTKTVKQQNYENFFFNGYKIMLGRNERENIYLLKNSKASDFWFHLKDRTSCHVIVQNSKKTIPDEVIVKAAQLCAKFSVEFSGNYLIDYTQRRNVKIQSGSNVLYNPYTTIEVDI, encoded by the coding sequence GTGAAGTACTTTTTATTAAAACAAGTAGTAGAATATTTGAAAGAAAACGCCCATATTATAAAGCTTATAAAGCGAATTGACAATAATATAATTATAATTGAATTTAATAATAATAACACATTATATTTTGATATGACTAAGGGGCAAAGTCTAATTTATAAGAAAAAAGATAGAGCAAATGCTAAAAAAGATTATAATGCACCTTTTGATGTATTGCTTCAAAAAAGGTTTACAAATTCAAAAATTGAATATATAAATATATACAATGAAGATAAAGTAATAAATATTAAAGTAAATTCATCCTCATCTTACAAGAAGCTAACAACAATTTTACAACTAGAATTTACTGGAAAACATACAAATATTATTATTTTAGATGAAGATAGAGTAGTTTTAGAAGCATTAAGACATGTTGATGAGTTCTCTTCAAGTAGAATTGTAAAAACAGGGCATAAACTAGATGAGATACCAAGGCAAAAGTTTCAATTTGTACAAGGACATGAAGAGAATATTGAAGAGTATTTATATAAAGTTTATGAAACAAAAGAACAAAACTTTTTAGATAATTTAAAAAAACAAAAAATAGTAGGAATACAAAAGAAATTAAAAAAACTTAAAGATTTAATTGATTCACTTCCTCAAAAAGAAAAACTAACAGAAGAATCAAATTTATTATACAAAAATGCAAGTATAATTTTAAGTAATTTACATAGTATAAAACCCTATCAAAAAACTTTAGAAACCAATGACTATGAAGGAAATAAAATTAAAATTGAGTTGCAATCTAGCATGAATGCTTCAACATATTCAAATGAATTATTTAAAAAAGCAAAAAGATTAAAACAAAAAGCACTTAATATCTCAATTGAAAAAAGTAGCTTAATGCAAAAATATGAATTTTTATTAAAAATGAAATCAAATGTACAAAAATGTACAAATATTGATGAATTAGAGTTTTTATTACCTAAAAAACAAAAGAATCAAACAAAAACAGTAAAACAACAAAATTATGAAAATTTCTTTTTCAATGGTTATAAAATAATGCTAGGTAGAAATGAACGAGAAAATATTTATTTATTAAAAAACTCAAAAGCAAGTGATTTTTGGTTTCATTTAAAAGATAGAACATCTTGCCATGTAATAGTTCAAAATAGTAAAAAAACAATTCCAGATGAGGTAATAGTAAAAGCAGCCCAATTATGTGCAAAGTTTTCAGTAGAGTTCTCAGGAAATTATTTAATTGATTATACGCAAAGAAGAAATGTAAAAATTCAAAGTGGCTCAAATGTTTTATATAATCCTTATACAACAATTGAAGTTGATATATAA